The sequence CGTTTCTTTGAACGGGGCATAAGAGATTAGAGAATTATTTGTCGTCTCGCAAAATTGTGGCGATAGCCGATCGTTCGAATTTCATTTTAACATTATTGCCTACGTCGATCAGAACAGTTTTTTCGTCCAGTCCGGCAACCGTACCGTAGAGCCCGCTGCTGAGAATCACTTTGTCGCCTTTTTGAACAGAAGAGAGTAATTTTTCGCGTTCTTTAGCTCTTTTTTGTTGCGGACGAATAATCATGAAATAGAAGATGGCAAAAATTGCGCCGAACATAATCAAAGTGCTGATCAATCCGCCTGAACCGCCCTGTCCGTTCGGAGGCGGAGCCATTGCTAATAATAAATCCATTTAATACTCCTTATTTAATTGTACATTTGTTGATAAAACTTCAACGATTCCGTTTTTCCATTCAACAAAACTTCCGTCAAGTATCTTTTCCCTGGCTGTTTTGACCAGGTTAAGGTAAAAAGTCAAATTATGAATAGAAGACAATTCCAAAGCTAATATTTCTTTTGCATTAAATAAATGCCTGAGATACGACTTGCTGAAATTTTTGCACGTATAACAATCGCATTCCGGATCGAGCGGCGAGAAGTCGTCTTTGTAAGCGGCATTTCTCATCGATACGACGCCTTTCGACGTAAAAAGATACGCATTTCTGGCGTTTCGAGTGGGCATCACACAGTCGAACATGTCCACGCCTCGTTCGATTGCCTCGAGAATATTTTCAGGACGTCCTACGCCCATCAGATATCTCGGTTTGTTCTCCGGCATAAAATCTGTCGTGAAATCGACAAGGTCGTACATTACTTCGGGAGGCTCGCCCACAGCAAGTCCTCCGATTGCATAACCGTCGAAATCGAGTTTGAGCAGATCCTTAGCCGAGATTTCTCGCAAATCCTTATATACGCTTCCCTGAATAATGCCAAAGAGAGCCTGCGAATGGCCGTACAAAGGTTTGGTCGATTCGAAAGCCTCTTTATTAAGGATAGCCCATTTACTTGTCAATTCGGTCGATTTTTTCGCATAATCGTATTCGCACGGGTATGGGGTGCATTCATCGAGCGGCATAATTATATCCGAACCGATGCTTCTCTGGATTTCGATCACTTTTTGAGGAGTAAAATAGTGTATCGATCCGTCGAGATGAGATCTGAATTCCACGCCGTCGCTTTTCAGTTTTCTCAATTCCGTCAAACTATAGACCTGAAATCCTCCGCTGTCGGTAAGTATAGGCAGATCCCACGACATGAATTTATGCAATCCTCCCGCTTGCTCCAGGATATCAGTTCCCGGACGCAAATACAAATGATACGTATTCGACAGAATTATCTGCGCTTTAATTTCGTCTTTCAAAATTCTTTGAGAAACGGCCTTAACAGTCCCCTGCGTGCCCACCGGCATAAAAATAGGGGTTTTAATTTCGCCGTGCTCCGTAATAATTCTTCCGGCTCGGGCTTTTGAACGAGTATCTCTTTTTTCTAACTTAAAATCCATCTTTTTCACTTTATTCCACAATCGAAATATATGAATATTTCTACCTGATTTTTAGCAATTTCGTAATTTTTATTACCGTTTTATCCTTTAATACCAGGATATAGATGCCATCCGGCAAATAATCAAGTCTTATTCTTCCCGTCCGGTTCAATATTCCCGAATAAACCTCCTCGCCTATTATATTGAAAAGCGAAATACGTACGTCTCCGGTTGTCGAGTTTACATTCAGATAATTGCCAAAAGGATTCGGGTAAGCAATTGTATTTCCGGTAATTACGGCGCTTTCTTTAACGCCGGATATACCGCACATTTCATTATAAATTTCTCCGAATGCAGCCGAAACTGCAGAGAAATAATTTTCATCCCATTTCCAGTAGAGAAGACCGTCGCATGTGGAATCCCTTAGAAGAGCGAGCGAATAACTTACAATTTCATCTTTTGACATTTGGTTCTGATTTATACCGCCGGAGAGTACGTTTATGCTGTAAATGTTTCTTAAGCCGGATTCAATTGCCGCTTTTGAATTCACATTAATAAAATCATCAATATTACCGAATTTCGAGGAATATTGCGGTTTGGCATAATCGAGGTTTTTATATTTTCCGAATTTGGACAAGTAATCCGCCGGAGCGCCTACCGCCGTAGCTGCAAAACCAACCAGTCTTTTA comes from Melioribacter roseus P3M-2 and encodes:
- the yajC gene encoding preprotein translocase subunit YajC yields the protein MDLLLAMAPPPNGQGGSGGLISTLIMFGAIFAIFYFMIIRPQQKRAKEREKLLSSVQKGDKVILSSGLYGTVAGLDEKTVLIDVGNNVKMKFERSAIATILRDDK
- the tgt gene encoding tRNA guanosine(34) transglycosylase Tgt — encoded protein: MDFKLEKRDTRSKARAGRIITEHGEIKTPIFMPVGTQGTVKAVSQRILKDEIKAQIILSNTYHLYLRPGTDILEQAGGLHKFMSWDLPILTDSGGFQVYSLTELRKLKSDGVEFRSHLDGSIHYFTPQKVIEIQRSIGSDIIMPLDECTPYPCEYDYAKKSTELTSKWAILNKEAFESTKPLYGHSQALFGIIQGSVYKDLREISAKDLLKLDFDGYAIGGLAVGEPPEVMYDLVDFTTDFMPENKPRYLMGVGRPENILEAIERGVDMFDCVMPTRNARNAYLFTSKGVVSMRNAAYKDDFSPLDPECDCYTCKNFSKSYLRHLFNAKEILALELSSIHNLTFYLNLVKTAREKILDGSFVEWKNGIVEVLSTNVQLNKEY
- a CDS encoding T9SS type A sorting domain-containing protein translates to MNKIILSLLLSADLVLSQNCINIGAFHQPVDAKYEYLNFVFRSVTDTSSLRTILEDGRKNGYKICMNLTGARHNFQNENGNFSIDKFAEQLNKYSDFDFEEYKEVIFCHLMFDEPHDPNNWNEKTVEGALIDSAAALSKRLVGFAATAVGAPADYLSKFGKYKNLDYAKPQYSSKFGNIDDFINVNSKAAIESGLRNIYSINVLSGGINQNQMSKDEIVSYSLALLRDSTCDGLLYWKWDENYFSAVSAAFGEIYNEMCGISGVKESAVITGNTIAYPNPFGNYLNVNSTTGDVRISLFNIIGEEVYSGILNRTGRIRLDYLPDGIYILVLKDKTVIKITKLLKIR